The Candidatus Dormiibacterota bacterium genomic sequence AGCGCCACCACCGCGGCGATGCCGGGACGGGTCGCCAGCCAGAGGGCGAGCTGGCCGCCGGCGGAGTGGCCCACCGCCACCACCCGCCGGTGGTCGACACCGTCCACCCGGGCGAGGGCGTCGACCGCGGCGGCGCAGTCCTCGAGGGTGCCCGGCCAGCCGCCCCCGGGAGCGCCGAGACGCCGGTACTCGACGTTCCAGGTGGCCCATCCGCGGCGGTGGAGATCGCCGCTGAGCGCGTGCATCAGGTCGGCCCCCCACGGCATCCGCCAGAAGCCGCCGTGGAGGAGCACCGCGACCGGGTGCGGCCCCGGGCCCGGCGGCAGGCGGAGGTCCGCCCACCGGTCGGGACCGGGGCCGTAGGGATGGCGCCGCGCCGCGATCCCGCAGTCCCGGGCGAGATGGGCGTAGGGCTCGGGGTACACGCCTCTATGTCACCGCGGCGCGCACCGCGTACTCGGGGCGGCGGTGAGCGCCGGTGGCGAGCACCTCGCGGAGCGCCTCGACCGCGTCCCAGGCGTCGACGTGGCGCAGGTAGAGCGGGGCGAGGCCGAGACGCACGATGTCCGGGGCACGGAAGTCGCCGATGACCCCGCGGTCGATCAGCGCACGCACCACCCCATAGCCGTCGGCGTGGCGGAGCGACACCTGCGAGCCCCGCCGCGCCGCCTCGCGAGGCGACGCGAGCTCGAGCCCGAGGCCCGCACAGCGCTCGTCGACCAGCCGCACCAGCAGGTCGCCGAGCCGCATCGACTTGGCGCGCACCTCGCCGAGGTCGACCTCCGCCCAGAGGTCGAGCGCCGCCTCCAGCGCCGCCATGGCGAGGATCGGCGGGGTGCCGCACAGGAAGCCCCCGACCCCGGGCGCGGGGCGGTATCCGGGCTCGAGGGCGAACGGCTCGGCGTGGCCCATCCACCCCCGCAGGGGGGAGACCACCCGGTCGTGGAGCCGGCCGGCGACGTAGAGGAAGGCGGGGGCGCCGGGGCCGCCGTTGAGGTACTTGTAGCCGCAGCCCACGGCGAGGTCGGCGCCGCAGCCGCCCAGGTCGAGGGGCAGGGCGGCGGTGCTGTGGGAGAGGTCCCAGAGGCTGAGGGCGCCGTGGTCGCGGGCGGCGGCGCTGAGGCCGGCCATGTCCTGCACCGCGCCGGTGGCGTAGTCGACGTGGGTGACCATCAGCACGGCGGTGTCGGCGTCGAGCGCCGCCGCCAGGCCGGCGGCGGGCACGGTGCGCAGCTCGCACCGCCCCTCGAGCAGCTCGCACAGCCCCTGGGCGACGTAGAGGTCGGCCGGGAAGTTGTCCTCGTGGCTGAGGATGACCCGCCGCCCCGGCCGCGCCCGCACCGCGGCGCCGAGCAGCTTGAACAGGTTCACGGAGGTGCTGTCGGCGACCAGCACCTCGCCGGGCAGGGCGCCCACCAGCGGCGCCACCCGGTCGCCGAGCCGCCGGGGCGCGTCGATCCACCCCGCCGCGGTCCAGCTGCGGATCAGGCCCCTCCCCCACTCCTCGGTCACCATCGTGGCGAGCCGCGGGGGGGTGGCCGCGGGCAGCGCCCCCAGGCTGTTGCCGTCGAGGTACACGACGCCGTCGTCGAGGAGGAAGCGCTCCCGCATCGGCGCCAGCGGGTCGGCGGCGTCGAGGGCGGCGCAGGCCTCGCGGTCGAGGAGCCCGTACGGCAGACCGGTCACATCTCCACTCCGGATGCTCAGCAGGCGTCGATGGCGACGATCACCCCGGAGGGCGAGTCGGCCGCGGCCAGCCTCCCGTCGGGGAGCACGGCCAGGCCCTGGGGCTCGCCGAGGCCGGTGGCGAGGGTGCGGTCGGCGCCGCCGGCGGGGTCGACGGCGAGCACCGAGTGGCCGCCGAGGGCGGTCACGTAGAGCAGGCCCCGGTGGAGCACGACGTCGTCGAGGTCGCCGAGCCGGCCGACCGCGCTCACCCGGCCGGCGGGATCCACCCGCAGCAGGCCCGGTGAGACCTCGGCGGCGACGTAGACCGAGCCGTCAGGGGCGGCGGCGGCGCCCACCACCCGGCCCAGGCCGGTGGCCAGGGTGACCATCGGCCCGCCGTCGAGGGGAAGGGCGCGCAGCGCCCCGGCGGCGCTGTCGGGGATCAGCAGCCGCCGCCGGGCGGCGTCGAGGGCGATGTTGTCGATGCCGAGGCGACCGCCCGCAGGCGGCAGCGTCGCCAGCGGGCTGACCGCGGGATCGGGCGGGCGGAGCGTCACCAGGCGGTTCGTCCGCTGCTCGGAGAGGACCATGCGGCCGTCGTCGAGCAGCACCATCCCCTCGGGGCCCCGGGGGTCGTCGACGCGGATCACGGCGCGGCCGCCGGCGTCGACCCGGGCCAGATGACCGTTGTCCGGGTCGCTGACCCAGAGGCCGCCCTCGGGCGCCACCAGCAGGTCGTCGGGGCGGAGCGGGGGCCGCGCCAGCACCGGCAGCGCCGCCAGCGACCGGGCCGGCGGGCAGCGGTCGAGCGAGCCCGCGGCCGGCGCCGGCGCCGAGGCCCCCGCCGGCGAGGCCGGCGCCGAGAGCGGCGGCGCCGGGGCGCGCGGCGTCGTCGCCGGCGGCGGGGCGGCGGACGAGCAGGCGGCCAGCACCACCGCGGCGGCGGCGATCACCCAGGCTCTGACATCGGACACATCCATCGTGGGTCCCGCTGCGTACCGGTCTTCGGGCCGCCTGCGCCACCATCCCCTGAGCAGGCGGCCCATCCACCTCCCCTCGGGACGTGGACGCGTCGCTACATTAGGCCGCGAGGGCGGGACCGCACCGAGCAGGGAGGCGGCCGAGGATGAGCGACGCACCACGGGTCGAGATCGCCGGAAGCGAGCGCACCCCGCTGCCCCAGGACCGGCGCGTCGGCCGCGCCGACCCGGGTCAGCGCCTCGAGGTGACGGTGCTGCTGCGCCGCCGCGGAGCCCTCCCCGAGCCGGGCCCGGCCCAGCCCCACCTCCGGCGGCGGCAGCTCGAGGAGCTGGCCGGCGCCGACCCCGCGGACATCGAGCGGGTGGAGGCGTTCGCCCACGAGAACGGCCTCGAGGTGGTCGAGGCCAGCCCGGCGCGGCGCAGCGTGGTGCTCGCCGGTCCGGCGTCCGCGCTCGAGAGCGCCTTCGGCACCGAGCTCTGGCTCTACGACGTCGACGGCGGCGTCCGCCGCGGCCGCCAGGGGCCGCTGACCGTCCCCGCCTCCGTCGCCCCCGCGATCGAGGGCGTGTTCGGCCTCGACGACCGGCCCCAGGCCCGGCCGCACTTCCGCCCGCTGCTCGAGGGCGGCCACCCGGTGATGGCGCACGCCGCCGCCGCCGCCTTCTCCCCGGTCGAGGTCGCCCGGCTCTACGACTTCCCCACCACCGCCACCGGGGCGGGGCAGTGCATCGCCCTGATCGAGCTCGGCGGCGGCTACGCCAAGGCCGACATCGACGCCTACTTCCAGGGGCTGGGCCTCACCCCGCCGGCGACGGTCGCGGTCTCGGTCGACGGCGGCGCCAACCAGCCCGACGGCAGCCCCGGCGGCCCCGACGGCGAGGTGATGCTCGACATCGAGGTGGCCGGCGCGGTCGCCCCCGGGGCGCGGATCG encodes the following:
- a CDS encoding alpha/beta fold hydrolase, with product MYPEPYAHLARDCGIAARRHPYGPGPDRWADLRLPPGPGPHPVAVLLHGGFWRMPWGADLMHALSGDLHRRGWATWNVEYRRLGAPGGGWPGTLEDCAAAVDALARVDGVDHRRVVAVGHSAGGQLALWLATRPGIAAVVALAAVSDLAAAARLGLGGGAAVELLGGTPEDLPERYRRASPRALLPLGVPQLLVHGELDDRVPVAMSRDHAEAARAAGDPVELVTLPGVGHADTIDPESRAWRAAAAWLGTGA
- the kynU gene encoding kynureninase: MTGLPYGLLDREACAALDAADPLAPMRERFLLDDGVVYLDGNSLGALPAATPPRLATMVTEEWGRGLIRSWTAAGWIDAPRRLGDRVAPLVGALPGEVLVADSTSVNLFKLLGAAVRARPGRRVILSHEDNFPADLYVAQGLCELLEGRCELRTVPAAGLAAALDADTAVLMVTHVDYATGAVQDMAGLSAAARDHGALSLWDLSHSTAALPLDLGGCGADLAVGCGYKYLNGGPGAPAFLYVAGRLHDRVVSPLRGWMGHAEPFALEPGYRPAPGVGGFLCGTPPILAMAALEAALDLWAEVDLGEVRAKSMRLGDLLVRLVDERCAGLGLELASPREAARRGSQVSLRHADGYGVVRALIDRGVIGDFRAPDIVRLGLAPLYLRHVDAWDAVEALREVLATGAHRRPEYAVRAAVT